One genomic window of Pseudomonas chlororaphis subsp. piscium includes the following:
- a CDS encoding CopD family protein: MTAFALAYTLHVLAALVWVGGMFFAWMVLRPAAVAALEGPARLKLWAAVFPRFFVWVWVAVVLLPISGVGLIHLRFSGFETAPRYVQVMMGLYVVMTALFIRIQSLQLPVLRQAVADEDWPTGATTLGNIRKLVGINLIIGLLLVAVAAARPMF; encoded by the coding sequence ATGACAGCCTTTGCCCTTGCCTACACCCTGCATGTCCTGGCCGCCCTGGTCTGGGTCGGCGGCATGTTTTTCGCCTGGATGGTGCTGCGTCCGGCGGCGGTGGCCGCCCTTGAGGGCCCGGCGCGGTTGAAGCTGTGGGCAGCAGTGTTCCCACGTTTTTTCGTCTGGGTCTGGGTGGCGGTGGTGCTGTTGCCGATCAGCGGCGTCGGCCTGATCCACCTGCGTTTCAGTGGGTTCGAGACCGCGCCGCGTTATGTGCAGGTGATGATGGGCCTGTATGTGGTGATGACCGCGCTGTTTATCCGGATCCAGTCGTTGCAGCTGCCAGTGCTGCGTCAGGCGGTGGCGGACGAGGACTGGCCGACGGGCGCTACGACCCTGGGCAATATTCGGAAATTGGTGGGGATCAATCTGATCATTGGTCTGTTGCTGGTGGCCGTGGCGGCGGCTCGACCGATGTTCTAA
- a CDS encoding DUF1145 domain-containing protein gives MKVFWGLGKLLTLLFWLLVLVNLVSPLINPIHLLINLAGSLLLLTHLMELLLFNGSLKGRAHPWRDRLQILLTGIFHLQTFKAAKPVEVGHA, from the coding sequence ATGAAGGTGTTTTGGGGGCTGGGCAAGTTGTTGACGCTGTTGTTCTGGTTGCTGGTGCTGGTCAATCTGGTCAGCCCGCTGATTAATCCGATTCATCTGTTGATCAATCTGGCAGGCAGCCTGTTGCTGCTGACCCACCTGATGGAGCTGTTGCTGTTCAACGGCAGCCTCAAGGGCCGCGCCCACCCTTGGCGAGACCGCCTGCAGATCCTCCTGACCGGCATTTTCCACCTGCAGACCTTCAAGGCGGCGAAGCCTGTGGAGGTCGGCCATGCGTAA
- a CDS encoding cysteine hydrolase family protein, with translation MELQTNAALILIDQQQGILHPRLGRRNNPQAEERIAELLAYWRQTARPLIHVQHLSHSEQSVFWPGQSGVEFQQRFMPRGAEAVIQKQVPDAFCATTLEADLRQAGIGQLVIVGVATHNSVESTARTAGNLGFDTWVVEDACYTFDKADFFGQAHSAEEVHAMSLGNLHGEYATVIDSRQILQRDL, from the coding sequence ATGGAGCTTCAGACCAATGCAGCGCTGATCCTGATCGATCAGCAACAGGGCATCCTGCATCCCAGGCTTGGGCGGCGTAACAACCCCCAGGCCGAGGAGCGCATCGCCGAGTTGCTGGCTTACTGGCGCCAGACGGCGCGACCGCTGATCCATGTGCAGCACCTGTCCCACAGCGAGCAGTCGGTGTTCTGGCCGGGGCAGTCGGGGGTGGAGTTTCAGCAGCGGTTCATGCCGCGGGGCGCTGAGGCGGTGATCCAGAAGCAGGTGCCGGACGCCTTCTGCGCCACGACCCTGGAGGCCGATTTACGCCAGGCCGGGATCGGCCAACTGGTGATTGTCGGTGTGGCGACCCACAACTCGGTGGAATCGACGGCGCGGACTGCCGGCAATCTGGGGTTCGATACCTGGGTGGTGGAAGACGCCTGCTACACCTTCGACAAGGCCGACTTTTTCGGCCAGGCCCACAGTGCCGAGGAGGTGCATGCGATGTCGCTGGGCAACCTGCATGGCGAGTATGCGACGGTGATCGATTCGAGACAGATCCTGCAACGCGATCTGTAG
- a CDS encoding YchJ family protein yields the protein MSTSICPCGSGNLLDACCGHYHAGHPAPCAEALMRSRYSAYVLGLVDYLVTTTLPVQQNGLDRQSISDWSAQSTWLGLEVESSEVFGGQPEHAFVTFTARWHDNTGEHSHRERSSFVQNSGHWYFIDPTVQLKAGRNDACPCASGQKFKKCCASYFAS from the coding sequence ATGAGTACCTCTATTTGCCCCTGCGGCAGCGGCAACCTGCTGGACGCCTGCTGCGGCCACTACCACGCCGGCCACCCCGCACCCTGCGCCGAGGCCCTGATGCGCTCGCGCTACAGCGCCTACGTGCTGGGCCTGGTGGACTACCTGGTGACCACCACGCTGCCGGTGCAACAGAACGGCCTGGACCGCCAGTCCATCAGCGACTGGAGCGCGCAGAGCACCTGGCTGGGCCTGGAAGTCGAAAGCTCGGAAGTCTTCGGCGGCCAGCCGGAACACGCCTTCGTCACCTTCACCGCACGCTGGCACGACAACACTGGCGAACACAGCCATCGCGAACGCTCATCCTTCGTGCAGAACAGCGGGCACTGGTATTTCATCGACCCGACCGTGCAACTCAAGGCCGGCCGCAACGACGCCTGCCCCTGTGCCAGCGGGCAGAAATTCAAGAAGTGCTGCGCCAGCTACTTCGCCAGCTGA
- a CDS encoding DUF6231 family protein — protein sequence MTAGISSRTPQQALAALLDRYAPRQLLLIGASGFPALEAFRQAHPETVIAQVTPGPLPVELAARRFDLALAVDCLEHLPKRDGLNLLGGIRNLNASRIAVLADLNACGWKETDFFSLALQASERFQRDEQVLTLFTYDLLEYKQVPDWLNSRFWANPENFGKYWW from the coding sequence ATGACCGCAGGTATTTCTTCGCGCACGCCCCAGCAGGCCCTGGCCGCCCTGCTCGACCGCTACGCCCCACGACAGCTACTGCTGATCGGTGCCAGCGGGTTTCCGGCCCTGGAAGCGTTTCGCCAGGCACACCCCGAAACCGTCATCGCCCAGGTCACACCCGGCCCGTTGCCGGTGGAACTGGCGGCGCGCCGTTTCGACCTGGCGCTGGCGGTCGATTGCCTGGAGCATTTGCCCAAGCGCGACGGCCTGAACCTGCTCGGCGGGATCCGCAACCTCAACGCCAGCCGCATCGCGGTATTGGCCGACCTGAATGCCTGCGGCTGGAAGGAGACCGACTTTTTCTCCCTGGCCCTGCAGGCCAGCGAACGTTTCCAGCGCGACGAACAGGTCCTGACCCTGTTTACCTACGATCTGCTTGAATACAAACAAGTGCCCGACTGGCTCAACTCCAGGTTCTGGGCGAATCCGGAAAACTTCGGAAAGTACTGGTGGTAA
- a CDS encoding LEA type 2 family protein, with protein sequence MVVQLRALRTLGLLTVLALSGCASWFVDDTLDPQVHLVKVEVIKANLLEQRLRLHFRVDNPNDADLTVRALEYRIHLGDVLLAEGEHEHWFTISPKHSAYFQVPVRTNLWPQIRQVVKWLKKPQQPIPYRLDGLLETGLFIGHDVHLTRKGEIIPADFIPEQPR encoded by the coding sequence ATGGTCGTTCAGCTGCGCGCACTACGGACCCTCGGACTGCTCACGGTGCTGGCGCTTTCGGGCTGCGCCTCGTGGTTCGTCGACGACACCCTCGACCCGCAGGTGCACCTGGTCAAGGTCGAGGTGATCAAGGCGAATTTGCTGGAGCAGCGTTTGCGCCTGCACTTTCGTGTCGACAACCCCAACGATGCCGACCTGACTGTCCGCGCCCTGGAGTACCGGATTCATCTCGGCGACGTGTTGCTGGCGGAGGGTGAGCATGAACACTGGTTCACCATCAGCCCCAAGCACAGCGCCTATTTCCAGGTCCCCGTGCGCACCAACCTGTGGCCACAGATACGCCAGGTGGTGAAATGGCTGAAGAAACCGCAACAACCGATCCCCTATCGTCTGGACGGTTTGCTGGAAACCGGATTATTCATCGGCCATGACGTGCACCTGACGCGCAAAGGCGAGATAATTCCCGCCGATTTTATTCCGGAGCAACCTCGATGA
- a CDS encoding OmpA family protein translates to MSLLSRAALPVLLLGSLLTGCATHSDGTAPLNQRTWPICSLLGGLVGGGLGAIESGGWAAGGAALGLVTGGLICYAQDGDKDDDGVFDRRDRCPDTPANTPVDNRGCPLPQYPAAPAAEPAAQSEVITLSDQGDVLFAFDSAELTPEAQNQLQGLLAKLQGADVQSIKVVGHTDSRGADEYNQKLSERRASSVVAFLLNQGLAPDKLTSQGKGESEPVADNNTEEGRAKNRRVELHIQR, encoded by the coding sequence ATGAGTCTTCTCTCGCGAGCCGCCTTGCCGGTTCTACTGCTCGGCAGCCTGCTCACAGGCTGTGCTACCCACAGCGACGGCACTGCCCCCCTCAACCAGCGTACATGGCCAATCTGCAGCCTGCTCGGCGGCCTGGTGGGCGGCGGCCTGGGCGCCATTGAAAGTGGCGGCTGGGCCGCGGGTGGCGCGGCACTGGGCCTGGTGACCGGCGGCTTGATCTGCTACGCCCAGGATGGCGACAAGGACGATGACGGCGTGTTCGACCGCCGTGACCGTTGCCCGGATACCCCGGCCAATACCCCGGTCGACAACCGTGGCTGCCCATTGCCGCAATACCCGGCTGCACCAGCAGCCGAGCCGGCGGCGCAATCCGAGGTGATCACCCTCAGCGATCAGGGCGATGTGCTGTTTGCCTTCGACTCGGCGGAGCTGACACCGGAAGCTCAAAACCAGCTGCAAGGGCTGCTGGCCAAGCTTCAGGGCGCCGACGTGCAGAGCATCAAGGTGGTCGGACACACTGATAGTCGGGGGGCGGATGAATACAACCAGAAACTGTCCGAACGCCGCGCCAGTAGCGTCGTCGCGTTTCTCCTGAACCAGGGCCTGGCGCCGGACAAACTGACCAGCCAGGGCAAGGGCGAGAGCGAGCCGGTCGCCGATAACAATACCGAAGAAGGGCGGGCGAAGAACCGCCGGGTGGAGCTGCACATTCAGCGTTGA
- a CDS encoding glutathione binding-like protein, translating into MIDLYYWTTPNGHKISLFLEETGLPYSVHPVNIGQGEQFKPEFLKIAPNNRIPAIVDHQPADGGAPLSLFESGAILLYLAEKTGQFLPKDLRGRQEAQQWLFWQMGGLGPMAGQNHHFSQFAPEKIPYAIKRYVDETARLYGVLDRRLADRDFVAGSEYSIADMAIYPWVVSHKWQSQNLEDFPNLHRWFNRILDRPATARAYAIAARINPPKS; encoded by the coding sequence ATGATCGATCTGTATTACTGGACCACCCCCAACGGCCACAAGATTTCCCTGTTCCTCGAGGAAACCGGCCTGCCCTACAGCGTGCACCCGGTCAATATTGGCCAGGGCGAGCAGTTCAAGCCCGAGTTCCTGAAGATCGCGCCGAACAACCGGATCCCCGCCATCGTCGACCATCAGCCGGCCGACGGCGGTGCGCCGCTGTCGCTGTTCGAGTCCGGGGCGATCCTGCTGTACCTGGCGGAAAAGACCGGGCAGTTCCTGCCCAAGGACCTGCGTGGCCGCCAGGAAGCCCAGCAGTGGCTGTTCTGGCAGATGGGCGGCCTGGGGCCGATGGCCGGGCAGAACCACCATTTCAGCCAGTTCGCCCCGGAGAAGATCCCCTACGCGATCAAACGCTACGTCGATGAAACCGCGCGCTTGTACGGGGTACTGGACCGACGCCTGGCGGACCGGGATTTCGTCGCCGGCAGCGAATACAGCATCGCCGACATGGCGATCTATCCGTGGGTCGTCTCCCACAAGTGGCAAAGCCAGAACCTGGAAGACTTCCCCAACCTGCACCGCTGGTTCAACCGCATCCTCGATCGCCCGGCGACCGCGCGCGCCTACGCCATCGCAGCGCGGATCAACCCACCCAAATCCTGA
- a CDS encoding SEC-C metal-binding domain-containing protein, translating to MTQQPHVHGPDCNHDHDHHDHDHGHVHGPHCNHAHQEPVRNALKDVGRNDPCPCGSSKKFKKCHGA from the coding sequence ATGACCCAGCAACCCCATGTCCATGGCCCTGACTGCAACCACGATCATGACCACCACGATCACGACCACGGCCATGTTCACGGTCCGCATTGCAACCACGCTCACCAGGAGCCGGTGCGCAACGCCTTGAAAGATGTCGGCCGCAACGACCCTTGCCCATGCGGCAGCAGCAAGAAATTCAAGAAGTGCCACGGCGCCTGA
- the dinG gene encoding ATP-dependent DNA helicase DinG, whose amino-acid sequence MISNELKTTIQGAYSRFLEAKSLKPRYGQRLMIAEVAKVLGDVDTDDEGRRSGDPAVVAVEAGTGTGKTVAYSLAAIPTAKAAGKRLVIATATVALQEQIVYKDLPDLMRNSGLNFTFSLAKGRGRYMCLSKLDMLLQEGHAQTATAQLFEEEGFKIEVDEASQKLFTSMIEKLAGNKWDGDRDSWPTALEDADWARLTTDHSQCTNRHCPNFGQCAFYKAREGMGKVDVIVTNHDMVLADLALGGGAVLPDPRDTLYVFDEGHHLPDKAIGHFAHYTRLRSTADWLEQTAKNLTKLLAQHPLPGDLGKLIEQVPELAREIKTQQQFMFTACEQLADFKTGEDMEGRERPRHRFVGGLIPDHMREMGIELKKGFSRLTDLFTRLTDLLKEGMDGEVNIGIASNQAEEWYPLFGSLLSRASGNWELWTAFTTEDPEDNPPMARWLTLAESGSLFDIEVNASPILAAEMLRRNLWNVAYGALVTSATLTALGTFDRFRMRAGLPKKAVTAVVPSPFHHADAGVLRVPDLHADPRDAPAHTAAIIRDLPELVEGSRGTLVLFSSRKQMQDVFDGLDRDWRKQVFIQGNLSKQETLNKHKARVDGGDSSVLFGLASFAEGVDLPGAYCEHVVIAKIPFSVPDDPVEAALAEWIEARGGNPFMEISVPDASLKLVQACGRLLRTEQDRGTITLLDRRLVTQRYGKAILNALPPFRREIS is encoded by the coding sequence ATGATCAGCAACGAACTCAAAACCACGATCCAGGGCGCCTACTCGCGTTTTCTCGAAGCCAAGAGCCTGAAACCGCGTTACGGCCAGCGCCTGATGATCGCCGAAGTGGCCAAGGTCCTGGGCGATGTCGATACCGATGACGAAGGCCGGCGTTCCGGCGACCCGGCCGTGGTGGCCGTGGAAGCTGGCACCGGTACCGGCAAGACCGTGGCCTACAGCCTGGCTGCGATCCCGACTGCCAAGGCTGCTGGCAAGCGCCTGGTGATCGCCACCGCCACCGTCGCCCTGCAGGAGCAGATCGTCTACAAGGATCTGCCCGACTTGATGCGCAACAGCGGGCTGAACTTCACCTTCTCCCTGGCCAAGGGCCGTGGCCGCTACATGTGCCTGTCCAAGCTCGACATGCTGCTGCAGGAAGGCCACGCACAAACCGCCACCGCCCAGCTATTCGAAGAAGAAGGCTTCAAGATCGAGGTCGACGAGGCCAGCCAGAAGCTGTTCACCAGCATGATCGAGAAGCTCGCTGGCAATAAATGGGACGGTGACCGCGACAGCTGGCCCACCGCCCTGGAAGACGCCGACTGGGCGCGCCTGACCACCGATCACAGCCAGTGCACCAACCGCCATTGCCCGAACTTCGGCCAGTGCGCCTTCTACAAGGCCCGCGAAGGCATGGGCAAGGTCGACGTGATCGTCACCAACCACGACATGGTCCTGGCCGACCTGGCCCTGGGCGGTGGCGCGGTGTTGCCGGACCCGCGCGATACCCTTTACGTGTTCGACGAAGGCCACCACCTGCCGGACAAGGCCATCGGCCACTTCGCCCACTACACCCGCCTGCGTTCCACCGCCGACTGGCTGGAGCAGACCGCCAAGAACCTCACCAAACTGTTGGCCCAGCACCCGCTGCCGGGCGACCTGGGCAAGCTGATCGAGCAGGTGCCAGAGCTGGCGCGGGAGATCAAGACCCAGCAGCAGTTCATGTTCACCGCCTGCGAACAGCTGGCCGACTTCAAGACCGGCGAAGACATGGAAGGCCGCGAGCGGCCGCGCCATCGTTTCGTCGGCGGGCTGATCCCCGACCATATGCGGGAAATGGGTATCGAGCTGAAGAAAGGCTTTTCGCGCCTGACCGACCTGTTCACCCGTCTGACCGACTTGCTCAAGGAAGGCATGGACGGCGAGGTCAACATCGGCATCGCCAGCAACCAGGCCGAAGAGTGGTACCCGCTGTTCGGCAGCCTGCTGTCCCGCGCCTCGGGCAACTGGGAGCTATGGACCGCCTTCACCACCGAAGACCCGGAAGACAACCCACCGATGGCGCGCTGGCTGACCCTGGCGGAAAGCGGCTCGCTGTTCGACATCGAGGTCAACGCCAGCCCGATCCTTGCCGCGGAGATGCTCCGTCGAAACCTGTGGAACGTGGCCTATGGCGCGCTGGTGACCTCCGCCACCCTGACCGCCCTGGGCACTTTCGATCGCTTCCGCATGCGTGCCGGGTTGCCGAAAAAGGCCGTGACCGCGGTGGTGCCCAGCCCCTTCCATCACGCCGATGCCGGGGTGCTGCGGGTCCCCGACCTGCACGCCGACCCACGGGATGCGCCGGCTCACACCGCAGCGATCATCCGTGACCTGCCGGAGCTGGTGGAAGGTTCGCGGGGCACCCTGGTGCTGTTCTCGTCGCGCAAGCAGATGCAGGATGTGTTCGACGGCCTCGACCGCGACTGGCGCAAGCAGGTGTTCATTCAAGGCAACCTGTCGAAGCAGGAAACCCTGAACAAGCACAAGGCGCGGGTCGATGGCGGCGATTCCAGTGTGCTGTTCGGCCTGGCCAGCTTCGCCGAGGGTGTGGACTTGCCCGGTGCCTACTGCGAGCACGTGGTGATCGCCAAGATCCCGTTTTCGGTGCCGGACGATCCGGTGGAGGCCGCGCTGGCCGAGTGGATCGAAGCCCGGGGCGGCAACCCGTTCATGGAAATCTCGGTGCCGGACGCCTCGCTCAAGCTGGTCCAGGCCTGCGGTCGCCTGCTGCGTACCGAACAGGACCGCGGCACCATCACCCTGCTGGACCGGCGCCTGGTCACCCAGCGTTATGGCAAGGCTATTCTCAATGCGTTGCCGCCGTTCCGTCGGGAAATTTCCTGA
- a CDS encoding OmpA family protein, with amino-acid sequence MSIVRTALPLVLLTSVLTGCAGLQKTDWPTCAAVGGVGGAALGAIESSSWAGYGALLGAGVAAGYCWVHGDGDEDGDGVPDSRDKCPGTPKGVQVDANGCPPAPVAVVEEVVVVKEETIVIRDVHFEFDSAKLTAADKTKLDTIATRLKQEAPSAQLRVTGHTDSVGSDAYNQRLSEKRARSVTEYLISAGVPRSSFVSVVGAGESQPVADNKTADGRAMNRRTEIKINR; translated from the coding sequence ATGAGCATAGTTCGGACAGCATTACCCTTGGTTCTGCTAACCAGTGTGTTGACTGGTTGCGCAGGTTTGCAGAAAACCGATTGGCCAACCTGCGCTGCTGTCGGGGGTGTCGGTGGGGCCGCGTTGGGCGCGATTGAAAGTTCGTCCTGGGCAGGTTACGGCGCCTTGCTGGGTGCGGGTGTCGCGGCCGGTTATTGCTGGGTGCACGGTGATGGCGACGAAGACGGCGATGGCGTGCCGGACAGTCGCGACAAGTGCCCTGGTACGCCTAAAGGCGTGCAGGTGGACGCCAACGGTTGCCCACCAGCGCCTGTGGCAGTGGTCGAGGAAGTGGTGGTGGTCAAGGAAGAGACCATTGTCATCCGTGACGTGCATTTCGAATTCGACTCGGCCAAATTGACGGCCGCCGACAAAACCAAGCTCGACACCATCGCCACGCGGCTGAAACAGGAAGCCCCGAGTGCGCAACTGCGCGTGACCGGGCACACCGACAGCGTGGGCAGCGACGCCTACAACCAGCGCCTCTCGGAAAAACGCGCGCGCTCGGTGACCGAGTACCTGATCAGCGCGGGCGTACCCCGCAGCAGTTTCGTTTCGGTAGTCGGTGCCGGCGAGAGCCAACCGGTCGCGGATAACAAGACCGCCGACGGCCGGGCGATGAACCGTCGCACGGAAATCAAAATCAACCGCTGA